DNA from Campylobacter lari:
TTTAAAGGATTTTTATGGCCTTGCTTGATTTAAATACAGCTTTAGATGAAATTTATACAAAAGAGCAAAAAGAACAAATCCTTCAAAGTTTTAATCAAGAAAAATATGTCAATATTTTTAGAAATTCTTTGCTTATTGACAATGAAAAACTAGAAGAAATTCTAAATGAAAAAAATATAAAATTTGAAAAAATTGATTTGTATTGTTATAAAATACCTAGTATTTTTAAAAGCAAATTAAGCTCAATGAATGCTTTTAATGAGGGTAAGTTTTATATACAAAATTATTCTTCGTATTTATGTACTAAAACTTTGGGTGTTAAAGCTGGTGAGAGTGTATTAGATATGTGTGCAGCTCCTGGTGGAAAAAGTTTAAATTTGGCCAATTTTATGCAAAATGAGGGTTATTTAGCAAGTTGTGAATTATCTAAAACACGCTTTTTTACCTTAAAAAAAACTATGGAAAATTATCAAGTTAAAATTGCAAAATGCTTTTTAAAAGACGCACGCACTATAGGTAAAGCTTGTCCTTTGAAATTTGATAAAATTTTGCTTGATGCGCCTTGTTCAACTTTTGCAAAAATGGGTTTTGAAATACAAAAAAACACAAAAGAAATTAAGCAAATAGCAAATTTACAAAAAAAACTTTTACATTCAGCATTACTAGCCTTAAAACATGGTGGGGAATTGGTTTATAGTACTTGTACATTTTTAAGAGAAGAAAATGAAGCTGTTTTAGAAAATGCGTTAAGAAGTGAAAATTTTAAATTAGAATTACTAGATTTTGATTTATTAAATGTTAACTTCATTAATGCAAAAAGTGATGATTTTGACTTGTCATTTGCCAAAAGAGTTTTACCAGATAATTATGCAGATGGGTTTTTTATAGCAAAAGTGAAAAAATATTAAAAATCAATAAAATTAAATGTGAAAAATATTTTTACTCATAAAACTTAAAGTGCTATTTTTAGATACTTAGAAGCTAAAATCACATCGTGAAACTCTTGTGAATAAAATATTGAAATTTTGAAAACTTAAATTAAAGAAGTGGTAAATAACTAAAATAAAATATATTAAAGATAAATAAGCACGAGGCTTATTTATCTCTTAAATTTAATTCGCTGATTAATTTAGAATAAGCTTGATAATCTTTTCTTTTTAGATAAGATAAAAGTCTTTTTCTTTGACCAACAAGCTTTAAAAGACCTAAACGAGAAGAAAAATCTTTTTTGTAGATTTTTAAATGTTCTGTTAAATCTGAAATTCTTGCACTTAAAAGTGCGATTTGAACTTCTGGAGAACCAGTATCTCCTTCTTTTCTAGCAAATTTTGCAACTATTTCTGCTTTTTTAGCCGAATCTAAAGCCATAATAGACCTCCTGAGCGGTATTTAAAATAAAAAGTGCAATTATAACTAAAAAAACAAAAAAAATGCTGAAATTTGAAAAATAAGAAATTTAATATTTAACAACACATATTTTTGATATAATTAAAA
Protein-coding regions in this window:
- the rpsO gene encoding 30S ribosomal protein S15, producing the protein MALDSAKKAEIVAKFARKEGDTGSPEVQIALLSARISDLTEHLKIYKKDFSSRLGLLKLVGQRKRLLSYLKRKDYQAYSKLISELNLRDK
- a CDS encoding RsmB/NOP family class I SAM-dependent RNA methyltransferase, producing the protein MALLDLNTALDEIYTKEQKEQILQSFNQEKYVNIFRNSLLIDNEKLEEILNEKNIKFEKIDLYCYKIPSIFKSKLSSMNAFNEGKFYIQNYSSYLCTKTLGVKAGESVLDMCAAPGGKSLNLANFMQNEGYLASCELSKTRFFTLKKTMENYQVKIAKCFLKDARTIGKACPLKFDKILLDAPCSTFAKMGFEIQKNTKEIKQIANLQKKLLHSALLALKHGGELVYSTCTFLREENEAVLENALRSENFKLELLDFDLLNVNFINAKSDDFDLSFAKRVLPDNYADGFFIAKVKKY